A region of the Anaerolineae bacterium genome:
AGTCCCTCGGGGCTACTGGCTTGACGGCAATGTCCAGGTCAGAGATCCGATTGGGATGGCGGCCTACAGGCTGGAGGCCGAGGTGCACGTGGTTACCGCTCTGGCCAGTAGCGTGCGCAACGTCGTCCGGTGCATAGACGACGTGGGCATCGAAGTGGCTGGGCTCATCCTCTCGTCACTTGCTTCGGGTGAGGCCACCCTGACCGAGAGCGAGCGAGACATGGGCATTGCTCTGGTTGACATAGGCGGCGGGACGACCGATATTGCGGTATACCTGAACGGCGGTGTCTGGCACACGGCCGCCATTCCTACCGGCGGCAATCACATCACAGGTGATTTGGCCGTGGGGCTTCACTGCCCGATAGAGGTAGCCGAAGACGTGAAGCTTCGCTTTGGGCATTGCCGACCGGCCGAGGTGGAGGCTGGTGAGCGGGTCCGGGTTCCGGGCTTTAACCGGAATGGGAGCTGCGAGATCCCCCGAGGGGCTGTGGTGGAGATCGTAGAGGCGCGGGTGGAAGAGATCTTCAGCATAGTGCTCCGGGAACTGCGGCGCTCTTCCTACGATGGCCTTCTTTCGGCGGGTGTGGCTCTGTGCGGGGGTACTGCCAATCTCCCTGGCATAGCTGAGCTGGGCGCCGAGGTGCTGGGGATGCCCGTTCGGGTGCTGACGCCCCAGAGAGTGGAAGGGCTGATCGACGTGGTCGGGGAGCCGGCCCATGCGACGGGCGCTGGGCTATTGCTGTGGGGAATGCGGCGGCCGGAGCCGACGGATGAACTGGTGGACGTGGGGCTGCTGGGCAAGATGGGTAGGGTGCTGAGGGGGCTCTTGCCCGGTTGAGTGGGGTCAGACCCTGCCGGGGCCCGGGCAGCTAGCTGCGCAGGGACGAGGATGAGGAGACGAGGGTAAGGAGACGGGGGCATGGCCAAACAGGAGCAGCCGGAGAACTTCGCACAGATAAGGATCATCGGAGTGGGCGGCGGGGGCACTAATGCTGTCAACCGGATGATTGAGGCGGGCGTCAAGGGGGTGGAGTTCATCGCCGTCAACACGGACGGGCAGGCCCTGATGCTTTCGAAGGCGCCCACTCGAATCAGGATCGGCGACAAGGTCACCAAGGGTATGGGATCGGGGGGCGACCCCGAGATGGGGCAGAAGGCGGCTGAGGAGAGCGCGGACGAGCTTTACGAGGTGCTCCAGGGCGCCGACATGGTGTTTGTCACCGCGGGCGAGGGAGGCGGGACCGGGACGGGAGCGGCACCGGTGGTGGCCAGGATCGCCCGAGAGGCCGGGGCTCTCACGGTGGCGGTGGTAACCAAGCCATTCTCCTTCGAGGGCCGACGGCGGGCCCAGGTTGCCGAGGAGGGCCTGGCCAAACTGAAGGAGAATGTGGACACCATCATCGTGATCCCCAATGACCGTCTGCTCCAGGTGGTGAACAACAAGACCCCCATGAACACTGCCTTCGCCGTGGCGGACGACGTCTTGCGTCAGGGCGTACAGGGCATATCCGAACTCATCACGGTTCCTGGATTGATAAACTTGGACTTCGCCGACGTTAAGGCGATCATGCACAACGGGGGCGCGGCTCTGATGGCCATTGGCTTGGGCAAGGGCGACAAGCGGGCCGTGGAGGCGGCGCAGCGGGCGGTGACATGCGAGCTCCTCGACGTGAGCATCGAGGGAGCCAAGTCCATTCTCTTCAACGTTACTGGGGGCGCCGATCTCACCCTGCATGAAGTGAATGAAGCGGCGGAGATCGTGCGCGAGGCTGCCCATCCTGAGGCCAACATCATCTTCGGTGCGGTGGTGGACGCTGACCTAGAGGATGAGCTTCGCATCACCGTGGTCGCCACGGGGTTCGATGAAGCGGCTCAAGCCAGCCGGGCCAACATCCGGGAGTTCCCGGTCAAGGCCTTCTCCAGCGATGACATAGACATTCCCGCGTTCCTGCGCCGCCGGTAGTAGACCGGCTCCCTCCAGAGGCCCCGGGGCAAGAGACGCCGACGGCCCAAGAAGCAGTCGGCGTCTCTTGCCGTCTCGGCTAAGTCGTCAGCAATCTTAATCCACAACGGAGCCATCGCCCATTGACTGCGGGCGAGCGGGGCACTATACTACGGCTACTACAGGTAGTATGTTACGAGTGGTACCCTACAACCCCTCGTCAGTCATGCTCTTGGAGAACAGATGTGAAATGCCCCTACTGCGGGTCCCCGGAGTTCCGAGTTCTAGACACGCGTGATACTGAGGACGGGATTCGTCGCCGTCGGGAATGTGGGCGGTGCCAGGGCCGCTTCACCACGTACGAACGGCTGGCGCCCACTGTGTGGGTGATAAAGCGCGATGGCCGACGAGAGGAGTTCGATCCAGAGAAGATCATGGAAGGAGTGCGGAAGGCTTGCGCCAAGCGGCCAGTGAGCACCGAGACCATAGAGCGGCTGGTGAGCGAAGTGCAAGACCTGGTGGCGGGCGGGGGCAGAGCCGAGATCTCGAGCCAGGCCATCGGGGACCTAGTGATGGAGCGGCTGCGTCACATTGACGAGGTGGCGTATGTGCGGTTCGCATCAGTATATGTGCCGTTGGGTGACCTTGATAGTATCAGGCGCGAGATCGAAGACATGATGCGGGATCAGCGAGACAGGGAGGCCTGAGTGGTCATGGATGACAACCCATTGGCTCGGGAACGTTTGAGAGAGCCCCGGCTAAGCGAGAACGCCATTCAGCTTCTGGAGCGGCGCTACCTGCGCAAGGACTCCACAGGGCAGCCCGCCGAAACACCCACAGAGATGTTCGTCCGGGTGGCGGAGGCCGTTGCCGGTGCTGACCGCGAGCTCGAGATGGCGACCGACGTGGATGAGACGGCCGAGGGCTTCTACCGCATGATGGCCGAGCTGGACTTCCTCCCCAACTCGCCCACCATCATGAACGCCGGCACCGATCTGGGCCAGTTAAGCGCCTGCTTCGTCCTTCCGGTGGAGGACGACATGCGTAGCATCTTTGAGGCCGTGCGCAACACTGCTCTCATCCATCAGAGCGGCGGCGGCACCGGTTTCAGCTTCTCCCGGCTGCGTCCGGCGGGGGATGTAGTGCGCTCCACTGGTGGCATCGCCAGCGGCCCGGTCTCCTTCATGAAGGTGTTCGATGCCGCCACCGACGTCATCAAGCAGGGCGGGCGGCGGCGCGGGGCCAACATGGGAGTGCTCCGCGTGGATCACCCCGACATCCTGGAGTTCATCGAGTGCAAGAGCCAGGAGGGCGTCCTGGCCAACTTCAACATCTCCGTCGCCATCACTGACGAATTCATGGCTGCTGTGGAGCGAGGTAGTGACTACGCCCTGATCAACCCTCGCACAGGGCAGGTCAGTGGTAGGTTGGACGCGCGGGAGGTGCTCACACGCATTGTACAGGCGGCCTGGAGGAACGGCGAGCCGGGCGTGATCTTCCTCGATCGGATGAACCGGTTCAACCCCACTCCGCATCTGGGGGATTACGAGTCCACCAATCCCTGCGGCGAGCAGGTCCTCCTGCCCAACGAAAGCTGCAATTTGGGGTCGGTCAACCTCAGCCAGATGGTGCAGAAGGGGCGGATCAGCTGGGACAGGCTGCGCGCGGTGGTGTACCAGGCGGTGCATTTCCTGGACAACGTGATCACGGTCAACCGATTCCCCCTGCGGGAAATCCAGGACGCCACCCTGCTGACCCGCAAGATCGGCCTGGGAGTGATGGGTTTCGCCGACATGCTCTTCCGGATGGGCATACGCTACGACTCTGAGGCTGCTGAGGCAGTGGCGACCTCGGTCATGGAGGCGATCTCGTTCTGGAGCAAGGAAGCCTCGATGGAACTGGCGGCGCGACGCGGGGCGTTTCCTGCCTTCCGGGGTTCGCGGTACGAGGAGGGCTGGCTTCCCGTCTACCGGGGGGAGTGGAAGCGGATGCCAGAGGCGCCCGAGTTTCCCTGGGAAGAGCTGGCCCGGGAGGTGGCGCGGAAGGGCATCCGCAACGCCACCACCACGACCATCGCCCCCACTGGCTCCATTAGCTTTGTGGCCGGGTGCAGCAGCGGCATCGAGCCAGTGTTCGCCCTAGCGTTCACACGCCACGTGCTGGACAACCAGCAGTTTGTGGAGACGAACCCGGCCTTCGAGGAGGTCCTGCGAGAGAGGGGCATCTACAGTGAGGAGCTAGCCCAGAAGATTGCTGCCTCGGGCAGCCTGCAGGGCGTCGAGGTGGCCGAGGATCTGCGCAACATCTTCGTGACTGCCCACGACATATCGCCCGAGTGGCACATTCGCATCCAGGCTGCTTTCCAGCGCTTCACGGACAACGCCGTGAGCAAGACCATCAACTTCCCTCATCACGCCACCATCGAGGACGTGGCCAGGGCTTACGAGCTGGCGTACTCGCTCGGGTGCAAGGGAGTGACCGTGTATCGAGACGGGAGCCGTCAGGCTCAGGTGCTCACCCGGGGGACCAAGCCCAAGGAGCAGGAGGCGGCGGTAGCGGAAGTGAGGCCGGACGGCAAACGAGCCCCGCGGCCGCGCCCGGTCATCACCCGCGGTCTCACGGAGAGGGTGGCCCTTGGGTGCGGACGCAAGGTCTACATAACCATCAACGAGGATGACCTGGGCTTGTGCGAGGTCTTCCTCCAGATGGGCAAGTCCGGTGGTTGCACTGCCTCGCAGTCTGAAGCCATAGGCCGACTTATTTCGCTGGCCCTCCGTTCCGGCATCGAGGTGACGGAGGTCATCAAGGAACTCAAGGGCATCCGCTGCCCGTCGCCCGCCTGGCACAACGGCAATGTGACCCTCTCCTGCGCTGACGCGATCGCGAAGAGCATCGAGCGCAACCTGGGCGTGAATGGAGGCAAGGTGCTCAAGCAGACGGAGTGGGCGATGGACTTCAGCCCGGAGTGCCCCGAGTGTGGCGCCATCGTCCAGTTCAAGGAGGGCTGCGTGGTGTGCGCCAATTGTGGCTACAGCCAGTGCTCCTGAGAAGTCGGATGTCTCCTCTCCTTCTGGGCCAGAAGGCGGCGGACATGTCCGCCGCCTTCGGCTTGGCACAGGGACTGCGACACCGCGGTGGAGCGGCAGCGCGGCTGGCGCCCGTTGGGCTTCCCAGCTCCCTGGCGGGCGGACGTGTTCAGGCTGAGACGGGAGGTCCCGGGTTCTGATGTCGGTCCCCTGGCCGCTGGTGGAGAAGGCTCGCTCGGTGCTGGCCCAGGAGCGAGGTGCGGTGGTGAAGGACTGGGGCGGTCGGCTGCCCGTGGCCCTGGTCTACCCCAGTCCGTACTTCGTGGGCATGAGCAGCCTCGGTGTCCAGACGGTGTACCACCTGCTGAACCAGCGCGAGGATGTGGTCTGCGAGCGGGTCTTCCTTGCTCTGGACCGGCGGGGCAAGGCCACGGAACCGATCTCGCTTGAGTCGCAGCGGCCGTTGTCCGACTTTCCCGTGATCGCCTTCTCGGTCTCCTTCGAACTCGATTACCCCAACGTAGCGCGGATTCTGCGTGATGCCGGCATTCCGGCGCTGCAGTCGGAGCGGCAGGGTTGGCCGGTAGTGATCGCGGGAGGCGCCGCGGTCACGGGCAACCCGGTGCCTCTGGCTCCGCTGCTGGATGCTGCCTTTGTGGGAGAGGTGGAGGAAGCTCTGGAAGTGCTGGTGCCGGCGCTGGCCGAGGCAGCAGCCCAGCCCCGAGATCTTGGTGCCTTGGCACAGGTGCCCGGTGTGTGGGTGCCGGCCCTGCGCCAGAACGGTGCGGGCGGACTTCGAGTGCGACGCGTGTGGGCTGGCGATCTGGACCGCTGGCCCACGGCCTCAGTCATCGTCACCAAGCTCACGGAGTTTGGCGACATGCACCTGGTGGAGGTGGCCAGAGGGTGCGTGAGGGGCTGCCGGTTCTGCCTGGCGGGCCACATCTACCGGCCCCTGCGCGAGCGTTCGGTGGAGGCGGTGATGGCAGCCGCTGAGCCGGGGGTGCGCGAAGGGCGCACCGTGGGGCTGGTGGCGCCGTCGCTTTCGGATGCGCGTGGCCTGGGTGAGGTCTTGCGTCGGCTTGTGGACCGAGGGGCGCGGGCATCCGTCTCTTCGCTGCGTGCGGACACCGTAGACGATGAGTTGGTGAGCCTCCTGGTGCGGGCTGGCAACCTGAGCATCACCATCGCTCCTGAGGCGGGGTGCGACAGGCTGCGACGACTGATCGGCAAGGATCTGGAGACCGACGACATACTGCGATCGGCCGAGGTGGCCGAGAGACACGGGTTGGCGGAGATCAAGCTCTACTTCATGGTCGGCCTGCCCACCGAGACCGATGACGACGTGAAGGAAGCGGCCCGGATAGTCCTTCAGGTGCGATCTCGGTTCAGCCGGAGGCTAGTGGTCAACGTGGCTAGCTTCATCCCCAAGGCGAACACGCCCTTTCAGTGGCAGGGCATGGCCCCACCGGAGGTGTTGGAGGCACGGCTGAGGCTCTTTGAGGGCGAGTTGCGGGGATCTGGGGTGACCATCCGGTCCGAGAGCCCGCGATGGGCTCGCCTGCAGGCGGTCTTCTCCCGCGGCGACGAGCGCGTGGGGCTGGCGCTGGCAGGAGCTGCTGGCTGGTCGCGCAGCCAATTGGAGCGGGCGTTGGACGATCAAGGAGTGGACCTGGCCAGGGAGACCGGGCCCCGAGTTCTGGGAGAGCCGCTTCCCTGGGACTTCATCGAGTCCGGCCTCCCTCCTCGGTACCTGGAGCAGCGGGCTTCAGTGGTGGGCTAGATCGAGCGCAGCCTGGAGGACGTGCTCGACGGGGACAGCGGCCATGCAGGCCAGCGGCGGGTAGGCAGCGCAATGATCAAGGTTCCCGCAGGGCCGGCAGGGCAGCTCAGCCGCCAGCACGCGGTGGCGCTCGGGTGGGCTCCAGGGACCGAACTTGGCCTCGTCGGCTGGCCCGAACACGTGCACTGTTCGACCGCCCAGGGCTGCAGCCAGGTGGAGTGGGCCACTATCCGAGCCTATGGTCACTCGAGCCCGGCTCAAGACCCAGGCTAGCTCGGAGAGCTGGAACTCGCCCGCCGCTGGTATACCGCCCGGGCAGGCGCCGGCGACGCTCTCCACCAGGTCAGCCTCGCCCAGGCTACCGGTGACGATCACAGGCAAGCCAGTTCGCGCGTGCAATCCCCGGAGCAGGGAGCGATAGCGGGCCTCGGGCCACAGCTTGGTGGGCGAGCCGGCGCCCGGATGGACGCAGATGTAGTCACGGTCGTGCCCCACGGCGCGGGCCAGCCACTGGATGGCTACCGCAGCTGACCGGTCGGGAACGGTTAGGGCGAGCGGTGGCTGCCCTGGCAGGGCGGGCGCATTCTCGCAGGGACGTCCTAGGTCGGCCGCGTAGCGGCGGGTGAGCACCAAGTTGGCGGCTACCTCGTGCGTACCGTCCTCCGGTGGTAGAGCGGTACTGAGGAAGGGCTTGGTCTCGGGGGTCTCCCAACCGTAGCGCGCCGGTATGCCGGCGAAGGCTGCGGTCATGGCGCCCCACCAGTGGTCCGGGCGGGCGATCAGGCAGGCATCGTAGCGCCCCGTCCAGTCGAGGGCCAGCCGGGCCGATCGGGCGTAAGGGGCCATCACCGGGGGCTTGGGCCCACGCTGGAATCCTGGGAACGGATGGACTTCCACCCGGTCCACTCCAGGGAGCAGCTCCACCACCCCGGCGGACCAGGGGCCGATCGCCAGGGTGACGTGGGCCTCAGGCACGGCGGCCCGCAACTGGCTCAGCGCAGGCGATAGGAACACGAGGTCACCGATGTGATCAGGCCTGACCACCAGGACGCGGGGCTCTCCGCCACGCATGGGCCGGCCCTCTGGCGCCAGGCGGGCCGCCATCTTGAGCAGGGCGAGCCTAGTCTGAGATCGATCTGGCATAGACGGTCTCCAGGCGAGCATACACGTGCCGCCAGTCCAACGGTTGAGCCAGGTTGCGGTATGCGGCCGCACCCAGAGCCGCCGCCAGGGGTTCATTTCTGGCCACCTCGATGCAGGCGGCCGCTAGTCCGTCTGAGGTGTCCGCCACCAGCGCGTCCCGCCCCGCAACTGCGTCGTAGCCCTCCATAGCCACTGAAGTGGCCACCAGCGGCCGCCTCAGAGCCGCCGCTTCCAGGATCTTTAGCTTGGTGCCGGCGCCGATCCGCAATGGCACCACCACTGCAGTGGCGGCGCTAACGTACGGTCGGACGTCAGGGACCTCCCCGGTGATGTGGACGTTGGGTAGATTCTGAAGAGACAGGACGTGGCGGTTGGGTTCGCGGCCCACCACCCAGAAACGTGCGTCGGGGATGCACCGGCGGATGAGCGGGAAGACGGACCGAGCGAACCACAGGGCGGCGTCTACATTGGGCCGAAAGTCCATCTTCCCGGGAAAGACGAAGTGAGGCCCTGGGAGCCGGGTCACCTCCTCAGCTGGAGGCGCGGCGACATAGCTGGCCAGGTCCACCCCGTTGGGGACCACAGCTATGGGGGTGTCCACCCCCAAAGCCCGCAGGGCCAGAGCATCCTGCTCGGACATCGCCAGTACCGCGTCGCATTGCTGGCAGACGCGGCGTTCGTAGCGGCGCAGGCTAAGCCACTGCCAGGCCGAGTAGGCCGCCATCGGCCAGCGCCTAGGCCGGGTGAGATCCACCGCCAGGGCACGGCGCTGCAGCACGTACTCGGCGTTGTGCTGGTCGAGAATGACCGATGCTTCTGGCACAGCTCTCCTGACGGTGGGCAGCACGTAGGCCATGTCGAGGGCTTGCACCTGGACTATGTCGGGGCTCACTCCAGGCAGTTCCCCAGCTAGCAGCCGTAGCAGCTCGAGCGAGTGCGAGCGCCGCGCCATGTCCGGCTCGGAGCTAGCGAGCATGGCTCTGAACCGCTGTCGCAGGGAGCGCGCAGGCGGGCTGGGCAGGAGCCGCAGCTGCACTCCCGCCTCCTGCAGAGCATGGGGCCAGAGACGTGGGTCGCTGAACCCGTAGGCGTAGACCTGATGGTGCTCGGCTGCCCTGAGGATCAAGTTGTAGTTGCGGATGGGCGTGCCACCATCGGGCGGAGAGACTAGCCGCTGGGCGACGAAGACAACCCGCACGGACAGTGCCTCTAGCTGGCCAGGACCGAGCGGTACAGAGCCAGGGTGGCTCTGGCCATCCGCTCCACAGAGAAGTTCTGCACCCGGTCAAACCCGCGCCGCACCAGGGCATCTCGTAGATAGGAATCGGAGAGCACGCGCATGAGAGCCACGGCCAAAGCCTCGTCATCGTCAGGGCTGACCAGCAGCCCGGCGTCTCCGACCACCTCGGGCATGGAGGAAGTATCGGACACGATTACCGGGGTGCCGCACGCCATGGCCTCCAGCGGAGGGAGGCCGAAGCCCTCGTAGTGACTGGGGTAGGTGAGGACCGAAGCAGCGTTGTAGAGGTAGACCAGCTCTGCATCGGGCAGGCGACCCAAGAAGCGGACGGTATCCTGTAGCTTCAGCTCCTCGTAGACCTGCAGCACCTCGTCGTACAGCCATCCCCACTGGCCTACCACCGCCAGAGCCAGGTCCATCTTGTGCTGGTCCTTTAGCCGGCGGATGGCGCGCAGGATGGTGGGCAAGTTCTTCCTGGGCTCGATCGTGCCCACGAAGATGGCAAATCGCTCTGGGAGGTGGTAACGCCGACGCACCGCATCAACGGCCTCGCGGTCATCCAGCCGCCGGTAGATGGGGTTGATGGCCTCGGGAATCACGGTGACCCGGTCCTCTGCCACTCCCAGGAGGCGAATCACATCACGTTTGGTGCTCTCCGACACAGCGATGATCCGGTCCGCACTGCGCACCGCCTGATCAATCTGACCGTAGTAGTGAGCGCTCTCACGAGTGAGCAGGTGAGGGTACATCAGGAAGGCGAGATCATGCACCGTTATCACCGACTTGAAGCTACGCCGGAAGAGGGGGATAAAGTCAGGGCTGTGAAGCAAGTCCAGGTGCAGGCGAGAGAGCTCCACCCGCAGGCCCCATTGCTCGAACCGGTTGTGAGGCGGCGTCCACAGTGGTACGGATCGGAATGGCGTCTCGGGCAGGTCAGACGGCCTGTGCTTGCGGCTGCGGAGGACGATCACCTCCTCCTCGGGATCCACGCTGCCCAAGCCCTCGAGCAACCTGAGTATGTACTGACTGATGCCCGCCTTGGTGTAGTGCAGAAGACGCGCATCTATAGCTATTCGCCCCTGGCTGGGGCCGCCGGTTATCAGGGATTCCCCTCCGCACGGGCATTATAGGTAAGGCTCGGAAGGCCAGTCAAAGGTACCTGTGGCGTCCCCTGCGCGCAAACCCTATAATCGGCCTCATGCATCTTCCTCAGTCTATGCTCGCCCCTTGGAGGCTCCCACGGCTGTCCGGACATGTTGGTTGGGCGCGCGTGTGGCTGCCGACTGTGGTGCTGACGCTGGCAGCCACGGTACGCCTTGTCGGATTGGCCCGCGTACCTCCCGGCCTCCAGCATGACGAAGTGTTCAAGACCATCTTCTCCGAGCAGGTCAGGGCGGGGCACTTCCCGGTGTTCTTCGACCTCAACGGCGGCAATGAGCCCTTCTTCGCCTATTTGGTCACCGGGACTCTGGCGTTGTTCGGCCCCAATGTCCTGGCGCTCCGATGGCCGGCCGTGGCGGGCGGTCTGCTGGGCGTCGCTTCGGTCTGGTGGACTGCGCGGCGGATGTTCAGCCTGCGCGTGGCTGCTCTGGCGACCATACTCATGTCGGTGTCCCTGTGGCACGTGATGGATAGCCGAGTATCGCTGCGGGCGATCTGGCTGCCTACCATCATGACGCTCAGTTACGGATTCCTGTGGGGCTGGCTCCGATCTGCTCGGAAGGGAGAGCTCCTGATTGGGGCCGGGCTGCTGGGCCTGAGCCTCTACACCTACACGTCGGCGGTGCTGGGAGTGGCAGTAGTTGTGGCCTTCGGCCTGCTCTGCCTGGCCAGTGCCGACACCCGGAAGGCTGGGCTTGGGCTGGTGGCGGCATCAGCAGTAGCTCTGGCCCTGGGGCTGCCTCTGGCTCTCCACATGGCCCGAGTGCCGGAGGCCACCGTCAGGGTGCGGGCCCTGGACCAGGGCCTGGTCGCGTTGAGAGCCGGCGATCCGATGCCGGTGCTGACCAGCGCCGCCAAGGTCGCGGGCATGTTCGCCGTGACGGGCGATCCCGAGTGGCGCTACAACGTCAGCGGAAGGCCGGTGTTCTGGCCAGTTCTGGGGCTGGCCCTCTACGCCGGAATGTGGGCCTGTTGGCGGAAGCGGAAGGAACGGCAATACATCCTGGCGACGCTGTGGCTGGTGGTGAACCTGGGGGCCAGCGCCGTGACGAGTGGCGCTCCATCTTCTCTCCGCGCCCTAGGCGCGGCGCCCGCGGCCTATGTGGTGGC
Encoded here:
- a CDS encoding glycosyltransferase; the encoded protein is MRVVFVAQRLVSPPDGGTPIRNYNLILRAAEHHQVYAYGFSDPRLWPHALQEAGVQLRLLPSPPARSLRQRFRAMLASSEPDMARRSHSLELLRLLAGELPGVSPDIVQVQALDMAYVLPTVRRAVPEASVILDQHNAEYVLQRRALAVDLTRPRRWPMAAYSAWQWLSLRRYERRVCQQCDAVLAMSEQDALALRALGVDTPIAVVPNGVDLASYVAAPPAEEVTRLPGPHFVFPGKMDFRPNVDAALWFARSVFPLIRRCIPDARFWVVGREPNRHVLSLQNLPNVHITGEVPDVRPYVSAATAVVVPLRIGAGTKLKILEAAALRRPLVATSVAMEGYDAVAGRDALVADTSDGLAAACIEVARNEPLAAALGAAAYRNLAQPLDWRHVYARLETVYARSISD
- the ftsZ gene encoding cell division protein FtsZ; its protein translation is MAKQEQPENFAQIRIIGVGGGGTNAVNRMIEAGVKGVEFIAVNTDGQALMLSKAPTRIRIGDKVTKGMGSGGDPEMGQKAAEESADELYEVLQGADMVFVTAGEGGGTGTGAAPVVARIAREAGALTVAVVTKPFSFEGRRRAQVAEEGLAKLKENVDTIIVIPNDRLLQVVNNKTPMNTAFAVADDVLRQGVQGISELITVPGLINLDFADVKAIMHNGGAALMAIGLGKGDKRAVEAAQRAVTCELLDVSIEGAKSILFNVTGGADLTLHEVNEAAEIVREAAHPEANIIFGAVVDADLEDELRITVVATGFDEAAQASRANIREFPVKAFSSDDIDIPAFLRRR
- a CDS encoding radical SAM protein: MSVPWPLVEKARSVLAQERGAVVKDWGGRLPVALVYPSPYFVGMSSLGVQTVYHLLNQREDVVCERVFLALDRRGKATEPISLESQRPLSDFPVIAFSVSFELDYPNVARILRDAGIPALQSERQGWPVVIAGGAAVTGNPVPLAPLLDAAFVGEVEEALEVLVPALAEAAAQPRDLGALAQVPGVWVPALRQNGAGGLRVRRVWAGDLDRWPTASVIVTKLTEFGDMHLVEVARGCVRGCRFCLAGHIYRPLRERSVEAVMAAAEPGVREGRTVGLVAPSLSDARGLGEVLRRLVDRGARASVSSLRADTVDDELVSLLVRAGNLSITIAPEAGCDRLRRLIGKDLETDDILRSAEVAERHGLAEIKLYFMVGLPTETDDDVKEAARIVLQVRSRFSRRLVVNVASFIPKANTPFQWQGMAPPEVLEARLRLFEGELRGSGVTIRSESPRWARLQAVFSRGDERVGLALAGAAGWSRSQLERALDDQGVDLARETGPRVLGEPLPWDFIESGLPPRYLEQRASVVG
- a CDS encoding glycosyltransferase family 4 protein; its protein translation is MGSVDPEEEVIVLRSRKHRPSDLPETPFRSVPLWTPPHNRFEQWGLRVELSRLHLDLLHSPDFIPLFRRSFKSVITVHDLAFLMYPHLLTRESAHYYGQIDQAVRSADRIIAVSESTKRDVIRLLGVAEDRVTVIPEAINPIYRRLDDREAVDAVRRRYHLPERFAIFVGTIEPRKNLPTILRAIRRLKDQHKMDLALAVVGQWGWLYDEVLQVYEELKLQDTVRFLGRLPDAELVYLYNAASVLTYPSHYEGFGLPPLEAMACGTPVIVSDTSSMPEVVGDAGLLVSPDDDEALAVALMRVLSDSYLRDALVRRGFDRVQNFSVERMARATLALYRSVLAS
- the nrdR gene encoding transcriptional repressor NrdR; translated protein: MKCPYCGSPEFRVLDTRDTEDGIRRRRECGRCQGRFTTYERLAPTVWVIKRDGRREEFDPEKIMEGVRKACAKRPVSTETIERLVSEVQDLVAGGGRAEISSQAIGDLVMERLRHIDEVAYVRFASVYVPLGDLDSIRREIEDMMRDQRDREA
- the ftsA gene encoding cell division protein FtsA gives rise to the protein MRRSVAAIDIGSTKVAALVGVPDGGAVRVVSAGVVASSGVDRGIVADLRAVTESVAEAVRLVERGAGARVDRAYVSVGGPHILSHNARGEAAVSRPLRGVEAEDVDRALAEARTVSLPPERQVLHVVPRGYWLDGNVQVRDPIGMAAYRLEAEVHVVTALASSVRNVVRCIDDVGIEVAGLILSSLASGEATLTESERDMGIALVDIGGGTTDIAVYLNGGVWHTAAIPTGGNHITGDLAVGLHCPIEVAEDVKLRFGHCRPAEVEAGERVRVPGFNRNGSCEIPRGAVVEIVEARVEEIFSIVLRELRRSSYDGLLSAGVALCGGTANLPGIAELGAEVLGMPVRVLTPQRVEGLIDVVGEPAHATGAGLLLWGMRRPEPTDELVDVGLLGKMGRVLRGLLPG
- a CDS encoding glycosyltransferase family 9 protein, whose amino-acid sequence is MPDRSQTRLALLKMAARLAPEGRPMRGGEPRVLVVRPDHIGDLVFLSPALSQLRAAVPEAHVTLAIGPWSAGVVELLPGVDRVEVHPFPGFQRGPKPPVMAPYARSARLALDWTGRYDACLIARPDHWWGAMTAAFAGIPARYGWETPETKPFLSTALPPEDGTHEVAANLVLTRRYAADLGRPCENAPALPGQPPLALTVPDRSAAVAIQWLARAVGHDRDYICVHPGAGSPTKLWPEARYRSLLRGLHARTGLPVIVTGSLGEADLVESVAGACPGGIPAAGEFQLSELAWVLSRARVTIGSDSGPLHLAAALGGRTVHVFGPADEAKFGPWSPPERHRVLAAELPCRPCGNLDHCAAYPPLACMAAVPVEHVLQAALDLAHH
- a CDS encoding vitamin B12-dependent ribonucleotide reductase, which codes for MDDNPLARERLREPRLSENAIQLLERRYLRKDSTGQPAETPTEMFVRVAEAVAGADRELEMATDVDETAEGFYRMMAELDFLPNSPTIMNAGTDLGQLSACFVLPVEDDMRSIFEAVRNTALIHQSGGGTGFSFSRLRPAGDVVRSTGGIASGPVSFMKVFDAATDVIKQGGRRRGANMGVLRVDHPDILEFIECKSQEGVLANFNISVAITDEFMAAVERGSDYALINPRTGQVSGRLDAREVLTRIVQAAWRNGEPGVIFLDRMNRFNPTPHLGDYESTNPCGEQVLLPNESCNLGSVNLSQMVQKGRISWDRLRAVVYQAVHFLDNVITVNRFPLREIQDATLLTRKIGLGVMGFADMLFRMGIRYDSEAAEAVATSVMEAISFWSKEASMELAARRGAFPAFRGSRYEEGWLPVYRGEWKRMPEAPEFPWEELAREVARKGIRNATTTTIAPTGSISFVAGCSSGIEPVFALAFTRHVLDNQQFVETNPAFEEVLRERGIYSEELAQKIAASGSLQGVEVAEDLRNIFVTAHDISPEWHIRIQAAFQRFTDNAVSKTINFPHHATIEDVARAYELAYSLGCKGVTVYRDGSRQAQVLTRGTKPKEQEAAVAEVRPDGKRAPRPRPVITRGLTERVALGCGRKVYITINEDDLGLCEVFLQMGKSGGCTASQSEAIGRLISLALRSGIEVTEVIKELKGIRCPSPAWHNGNVTLSCADAIAKSIERNLGVNGGKVLKQTEWAMDFSPECPECGAIVQFKEGCVVCANCGYSQCS